One Fundulus heteroclitus isolate FHET01 chromosome 8, MU-UCD_Fhet_4.1, whole genome shotgun sequence genomic window, ctttttatcaaaagcatttttgtgtgtgtgtgtgtgtgtgtgtgtgtgtgtgtgtgtgtgtgtgtgtgtgtgtgaaaaagtttacaaaattcttcaggattttatttgccttattttgaaaagaaatctcacttcctgtttgtacGTCTCCTCTTCGGTCCGATGGGAACCAGTGGTCGCCTGCAAGTTCCAGCTCCAGGTTGACCCTAAACGTTTCTGGAGGAAAGAACATTAACTGATTTGTTTCACGaggtattttattattatttcattattatatCACTCTATCCCTTTCCCAGGAGTGGTGAAATCATTTATTTCGATTTAATTATAGGTCCGTTTACATCCGAATCTACGGAAACATGGCGGCGTCCTTGAGCTTCTCAGGGAGCGCCAGGCTGCTGGTaagaaaatgatgaaaacatctAAATACTTGGACTATTTAAACGTTATATCTCCTGCTAGTTACTTTTTAGTCTATTTTTGTGTACTCATGTAGTCTCTGTGCTACTACAGAGATGATGCTACGACGGATACTTGGTTGTTTAATAACTTTATTGCTAAAGATGTCTTGGTTttgaaaacatcgtttccacaccttaaaatacatatatttgaCGTTGCacttaattgaaataaaaacgaTAGAAATACTTTCAATTTTCTGGGCAAAGCCTTTAAAAAGcagttggtttttattttaactgcgCATCTAAACTAAGTCCatgattatattatattatattttattatattatattatattatattatattatattatattatattatattatattatgctGACCAGGCTCTAGCTGGAGTTAAGAGAGGGTGGAACACTAGTTGCCTGCTATAATTAAAAGGCTTCATTCTGAAACTTCTTACACCCCCTGTTATCTGCAGTGCATATTGGATGAAATTTAGGCTGTAGGATTAAATCTAACTCATCCGAGGGGTAATCTCTACATGTGGATGGATGTGAACTGTCCCTTTTAAATCCATAAATCTCTAGAGCATGTACATTTTCGAAATAAATGTAACAACAACCATTTTATTGCCATGACCTGTAGCAATCACAGTACCATGCTGGAATTTACTGAGCTCCTGTGAATGATCCATTCTTTCACAAACGTTTGTAGAAGCAGTCTGCACGCCTGGGTGCTGGATTCTATACACCTGTGGGCATGAAAACAATCAGAACATCTGATCTTGTATTATTTGGATGAGTGAGCAattcatttatttgtaatatAGTGCATACGTGGTCCAGACTGCATTGAGGACTTGCAAGTCTCACTAATGATGTTTCTTTTAGATACTGGAGGTTTggctttattgttcagttataCAGTGGATTTGATGAGCGTCTCAAAGCCCTTCTGTTTTGGGAAGATGCAAATGTGTTACTCTTCCTTAGTTAGGATGGTAATTCTGCCCTCATCCTGAACCTTGGGTGTGTTTTTATCATCTCCTCCCTTCTTTCCAGGCAGCGTTGGGCCGGTCTTGTGTGCTGTACAGCTCCTTTGAAAGCAGAGGCCTCCATGTAACTTCAGTGTGCTTCAAGGTAAAGACTGTCATCCATGTATTCTGTTGCTTTAGGCTTCTTTACCTTGTTGAAAAATGTCATagcctgttgttttttttttttttagcttgacaCTATTTTCTGTGGTCATAATAAAATGCCAGTTACATGCTGTAGTGAAAGTTCTGTTAGGTTGTGTTGACAAGAATTCCTTTCCATCCTTGTGTTGTTTTCCTCACCTGTTGGGAATAAGGTGTACTCCCTAAAGGAGGTGGTGCTGACATAGTCTTAAAGCATTCTGCTGTCTGCTGTCTCGCTCTTTGCAGAACCGAGCCGCTCGGATCCGGATCGGCAAAGGAGACCAACCGCTGACCTACGAGCAAGCGCATCATCCTCATCAAATCGCCCACCGCAAAGGATGGCTGTCTCAACATGCCAGTGAGCAGAACAGAATGGGCCAACGCTCGATTTTAGCATAAATCCACAGACTAAAAATACTTAAATGCAAAccggaaaaatatttttgcccgCAATATATTCCTGAAATTGCACCTGGGCAATTTGCCTCTTAACTAGTTCATAGCCCTTTCACACTCTCACGTGGCCTTTAGCTCTCTTCCTATGTGCTAAAAGTCTTTATCCGCATGCTATTTACGCGTTTCCAGGGTTTATGGAAACGAATAGCTACTATAACATTAGCAACtcttatatccatccatccatccatccatccatcctctataCCCACTTTTCCATGCAGGGTTGCAGGAAGGCTGGTTCCCCTCTTCAGCAAATCTATTTTAATTCAATACTGTATTATTTTCTGTCTTACATCTTTTTCACTTCTAGTCCCTCTGAGCCAGTTGACTCTTGTGAAATATGACTGATTAGAACCCTGATCAAACCTAAACAGCTGTAAGTGACCTACCGCAGATAATTCTTGTTTATTGGCATTAGAGGAGACACGATACTAACATTTCAACCTCGATACCGATAGTAGGAAAAATACCCATTTTCGATATCATGGCACCATTTTTTTGGAGGCTTATGTCTGATTAAGAGCAAAAAATATGATGACAGACTTAACACTAACTTCTTTAATTAGGGCAGAACCAATAACTAGGGGACGATTGAGCCCTCGCTTAGAGAAATACATCATTTAAGTGTCACTTATCTGTTTGGCAAAACAGTAGACCAGATATCACTTAGTATTAGGGTTAATATCCTTTATTTCATGCAATCCTTATCATTATAATTGCTTGTAATGTGCAGCTATGTGCTTCCGTTTGCCCATCGATTTGCTGATATTACAATTGAATGTTATACTGGGGGATGAGTAAAGAATTATtctaaactaaaatatataGTTTCAAAACCAACAAGTATCTGGTGCATACCGAACAAATTCAGCAGCAACCCTGTACAGTTTCTGTCTTTCTGGTCaatttgctgaatattttctgcAGAATATTGTTTAACTGGAACCATACGCCTAATTTATTTACAGTAGATTAAGTGGATTAAGGGGAACTTCTTTCAGTTGTTGCTTACTTGTTTTATGGAAAAGGGTTCAGTTTAATTCCCCTTAAAGTCAGGTTGAAAATGACTGAAAGTACCAACGCATAAAGTGGTGAAGGGATCAATCACCAGcccatgaaatattttattgttttattgttttcaattCTCATTTCAAAAAGACTCTGCCTTCTACAGGCAGCTAGCAGAAAGTTCTGAGATGATGTGAAATATGTTGTCAGATTAAAGGATCTCTTAAAACATCAGAATGGTTGTAATACTAATTTTGGTAGTTCCATAACATACTACATACACCATAACTAAATTAGTACAAGGGGTCAATAATcgcaatacaaaaataaaaaaaaaaaaaatcaatcgtTGCTAAACAAGCAAAAAATTTGGAGCTTTTTCtgatatttgcagaataatttaaaataatctgttttatatAGTTGCACACTGTAATTTGTTGCAAAAGCAAAAATCAACCATCAGtataaagttttattaaaagCTTGTGAAGAGATCCTTCTACCTGTAGCCTAGTGTGACATTTTTTCTTGCTGAACTCGTATGTTTCAGTTTCACTCTCCTCTCCTCTTACTCTGACAGGTAACCTCAAAGGAGAGGGAGGGGCGGCCGAGAGAACTATGGAGGACGTCTTCATCCGGAAGTTCATGTTCGGCACCTTCCACGGCTGCCTGGCCGACGAGGTTGTGATCAAACGGCGTGGAAACGCGCTCATCGTGTGCGCTCTGATGCTACAGAAGATGCCGCCgcagaagttttattttttgatcgGATATTCAGAGTCGCTGCTTTCCCACTTCTATAAATGCCCCGTAAAGCTAGAAATTCAGACTCTGCAGTCTAAAGCTGTGTACAAGTATATCTGACAGAActacaatgtttgttttttatgtttgagtTCAAAGCTATCTTGAATAAAAATGACCATGACAGAGTAAAGCAAGCTTTGGACATACCAAAAATGCTACTGAAAAGGCTCTTAAGATATATCTTGGTATGCCTTTCATCTCTTTAATGGTGGCGAAGCACTGAGCCCATGATTATGAGCTTTACgttaagtaaaacatttttagactGAGACAATATTAGGCTGCATTTTGTAGTTTGTTCAATGAGAAAAAGCATATTTGTGCTTTTAAGGACTAGATTTGAAATGAATGGTGCTATTAACTATGAGAAAACTTAAGTCTTTTAAACTGCATTGAAGTAAACCATTGTCATGTCCCACACATGGCAATGGTTTCTAACCAAATTAAATGTACCCCCCAGGCTAATTCTTTCACCATATTCATACAGAGAAGTACCACTTACAGTATGTATATATGAAATAGCAAGACAAAATGATTTAAAGTGAAGATCTCAAAGGACGTGAACCCACAGTAGCAATAATGCAAATAGTCCCACGATCatggtaaaatgttctttattttaaatcacaaatcatCACAGTGCAAATCcattcacatttaaaggcaCCCAGGTTTTTGCATCCAGTCTGTGCAAAAACTAAAGGCACACTAGATTGAAGCATTTATCAGTGGGTACAAAAATTCCCTTTCCAGTTATTTATAATCAAAGACATTCAAGAGCACATGGGCACTTCCCTCACCTCCAAGGGCTTTTACAAAACATTGCATGtaatcaaaaaaaatctgacattaaactttaatataaaaagttaaattttcaCATCCCAAGGCACATGAGATCCACTCAGAACAAACTGTTCTGTTCTTTTCCTCAAAGTGCTGCAGAGCATAAACGGTAGACATAAAGGCCTCAGTGAAGACAGAGCAGTACTCTGCACAGGTTGTAGATCTAGAAAATCTGGCTTAGAGTTTAAACGTGAAAACTGAAGTGTTTGTGCGCTATGCCAACCATCTGCTGGTGGTTGCTTCGTGCAAAGGGTGGGAGAAATCTCGTCAAACCCAAGAAATCAAACAATCCCTTAAAGTTTCATTCAGATTCAGTAAAGAGATGGCCAGAACTGCGACAGTACCAACAAGCCTTTGGTTTAGCATCACCATGAGAAGCGTCTGACAGCTTCTGGTGTTTCTGTCTCAGGTGTGATCAAAGAGCATTCAGAGGGTTTAACATTATAGTGCAGTTTATGATACAAAATGTTGCAGCATGGATAAAAAAGTGTGCATTAAaagaccaaaacaacaacatgaacaGGCCCTGCTCCGAAAAGGTAGCAGACATTCTGATTCGTCCAAAAAGAAATAGTCCTGATCAAAACATTTGTTGAGTCGCTGAAAGTAAAACCTACCAACTGCTTGCTGATTTCATTTGCCTTAAAGGTCAGATGTCTGATGTGGGAAGGACATCAACCAAACCTCCCCAGTGTTACAGCCGTAAGCCTGAAATCCAGCAGAAATAGCCAGTTACTTTGCAAAGTGATCCGACCAACTACCACTAGCAAGGTACCCTAACAgcaatgtatttatttgcatcTTATGCACTCAGATCCATTAGTCATGTTCTCAAATGAAAATTAGACAGCGCGGTGTCACTGGTTTTATCTTGACACAATCTGAAGTGCACAGAGATCATTTAATACTGCATAACCTGTGTGTTAATGCGTGGCAGACATGCTGGGTTCCCTTAGGAGCCTCCCACTTTCTAAGAAGGAAAACTGGCTTCAAGGGATCTTACCGGTAGAGTTTTCCTACTTGaactcag contains:
- the mrps24 gene encoding 28S ribosomal protein S24, mitochondrial, which encodes MAASLSFSGSARLLAALGRSCVLYSSFESRGLHVTSVCFKNRAARIRIGKGDQPLTYEQAHHPHQIAHRKGWLSQHASNLKGEGGAAERTMEDVFIRKFMFGTFHGCLADEVVIKRRGNALIVCALMLQKMPPQKFYFLIGYSESLLSHFYKCPVKLEIQTLQSKAVYKYI